The Tripterygium wilfordii isolate XIE 37 chromosome 18, ASM1340144v1, whole genome shotgun sequence nucleotide sequence GGTCTGAGACGTAAGTGAAATTTAGACAGCTTGAACTAAGATTTTGGAACTGAAATTTGAACcacttatttaattaaaaagagagagagagagaactgtAGAGTGTAGACAACTATCTTTTGGGTATGTATCGATAAAGTCTCTGCAATATTGTGTCAGGTAATATACTAAATAGACGTATGATTGTATGAACATTTCATGTAGATTCAGAAGAAATTGAAATCACAGGTCacatgtgaaattgaagtatGATGGTTCATCGCCGATTAGCCTTTTCATTTTGCTAGTTTTAATGGAAGGAATGCTGGGACGCTTTAATATTGAGTCCGTTTGTTGGTGCCTTGGTGGCAATTTTCCCCGTCTTCCGGAGCTCACAAGTGAAATTGCCAGGCAACCTTAAAAAGTATAAACACATTTATTTCTTGCCCGTTTTATTGCACCATTTCATCTATATCTTTTGTCAGTTTCTACATGTAAACTAGACACTGGACACCAATATATTGTAGACTCACTTGGCAGCCTATCAATTAATATACCGGTTAGTCAAATAAGGAGTATAAAATAATTTGCTTTTCTGCAGTGTCAAaaggaatttatatttttatggttCGACGGTAGAAAAATGAGAATTGTGTATGAAGGTTGGctcaatttcttttcttctataaTTGGTTGGTTTCATTAGTTTGtccaattataatttttttttttaaaaaaaaacgttGAATTGGAGAAGTGATAGTGATCACAGTTATCCCAGTGATTGACATGTCAATCATTAAATTTTGTGAATCTCTATATTTACATCAATTAAAGAATAAGAGGAATTAGGGAGATAATTgggattattaatatttttatttcatataaaGAATAAAAACTTCCATTTCAATGATTTGTTAGAAGCCCTATTGAATTGACAATAAATGGACTTGAATCCAGCGTTTGACTATAATAATTTGTTAATGGTAGACTCGAAATTTCCAGCCAAAAACTAGGGCTATTTCGCACCCTTCCACCACTAAATGTCCAAAGCTGAAAACCTTTAACGAAtgttgtttttcaaattttcctGAATTTGATTTCTCCGCCAGTCTTCTCCTTCAAACGGtgaactttctctctctcccgcGACTTATTTTCAGCGATTACTCgtgatctctctctctgtacATTCAATTCTGAAAGATAACAGTTTTCGACTACTAATTAATACCTCAGTATCGATGtaattaatgtatatatatgcaaattAGTTGTCCTTTAGTTTGGTTTGGTGTCACTACATGTGATGGCTACATCGGCGTTCAAGTCGACGACGAAGAGAACGCCGATCTTGCAATCATCTAGTATAGCCGAGGATTCTTCGTCCTCTAGTCGGAGCTCCGCTCAGCGCCGGTCCCGGAGTTTGAGCAGATTCTCTCGACCGCTGAGGCTGGGGGAGGACTTCGATGATGTTCCGGCACCCAGAGGAAGGTTCGTGAATACTGTTAGGGGATCGGGGTTCCCGGAGATAAGTCTAGATGATCTCGCCATAGAGTTCTTCGACgccagcagcagcaacagcaacaacGATCGAGGGCGGTCAGCTTCGAGGAAGGATGACGTCAACCCTAGAAAAGGAAGAGGATCGAGCGCGTCGCTGAGGCGGGGACGGTCGGTGTCCAGGCAGAGCTCGAGAGTGAGTGGtgtgggtggtggtggtggtggtgggaggGAGAGTCTTGGTAACAGTCATACTGGGAGAAGGGAAGATTTGGAAAGCAATTCGAGAAGAAAGAGATCGGTTTCGGTGGTTAGGTACCAAATTAGCGACTCTGAGGTTAGATTAACTGCCTTTTTAGcggttttttcttttgttctctaCAGTTTTTGAATAATCTCTGCATCTCTCCTATAGGAGACCCCATTGTTTTAGGTTTTTAAACAAAGCTATGTCTGCCATGCCACTTTTgctttttatcttcttcttcttctttttttttttgacaagtcatgtatttttttttttttgtattattaggACTTAGTATGAGAGGGGAATTGAACCATCGACCTTGTCTGCAAGAAAGTATTTGAACTTGTATATATTTTCTGCTTTTGCAATGACAGAGCGATCTAGATCATTCTCAGAACTTAAGCGGTTATTCTAAGCCGAGAAACAATCAGATGCCTGTGTCACGCGTGCAAACACCTTCAAACCATAGACGAGTACTGAGAAGGTCTATCAGCCAGAAGGATTTGACGTTTCGTGATGACTACTCTGTAATTTCTAACCTTCTCTTTTCACTGACTAATTCTTATTATTTCAAGGTCCGGGTATTATTATTTCATCGGAAGAGGTCCTGTTGTTGGGTCTGCCTTATATCTTGTTTTCTAAAATGTGTCTTGGCTGTCATCAATGTTTCCCTTCTCACTCGACTTATAAAACTGAATTAAAATGATATTTCTCTGAACCAGAGTCAGTCTTCTGCGTTAACTGATGATGAAGGAAGGGATTTGCATTCATACAGAAACGGGATAGAGAGGACAATAAGAACAGTTTATGCACAAAAGGTTCGGATCGTTATATAGAATATGAACATCATGGCACACACGCCGCAACTATTATATCTATATCTGCATGTGATTTTATTTTCCCTGTCACTTGTTGTTGCAAACGTGCAATTTTGGCCTCCAGGCCGAGCACCCAATTGCGGATGATGTAAATGGTGGGTTGTATGAAGTAATGCGGAAGGAACTTAGACATGCTGTGGAGGAGATCAAGATGGAACTTGAACAAGTCTGTAACTCATTGTCCTGTGAACCTGCTTCTTAATATTGATAACTCATGGGTGTGCCTTTTTTTGTCCATATTTCTTGAAACTTACTGGGGTTCCTGCATGTGCAGACAAGGTCAAGCAAGAGGGCTTCTGATTTTGTAGGTGATCATCACTTGAAACCAAAGAATACCGACGTTCTTAAGGCAGTTTCCTCAATAAGAAGGAATACAACTGAACTGGATAAGGTATcacaaattaaattatgatttCTCCTGTGCTGTAATGTTATTCTGATCATTGTTTTGCAGGTTTGCATTAGACAATGATCTTGTTTACATTTGTCTGTGCGTCTGTGGTAATATTTGGGAGTGTGTGAACTCCAATAAGTTAACCCAAATATGGATGCTAACAGTCAATGCCCCTACAATGGCTCAGAGCCCAAGCACGTATTAGAGCTGATTTACTAAATGAGTTAAGGCTTGGAGAAGCCCAGCTTGGCTCAGCCTATTTACACACTTAGACCTaaacaaggaaagaaataaattcTGTTAAATTTGTGAATGTAATCTCTTAATTTGTTACTTTTGGCCATTTAATTCGGGTTCAATAGGGCTATTTCCGTGCTGAGTACTAATGAGAGAATTTATAATGCATGTTCATTTAAGTCTTGCTATAATCTTCATTGTTATTAGCTTTGTCGGTGATGGATCTTATTGCTTGAATTACAGTCTGATAACCGAAGACAAGATGTGTTGGCAAAAATAGTTTTAGAAGAGCAGCGTGGGAGAGAGCTTTCTATGATTGCAAAGGATATGCTCCCCGGAAAAAAGGATGATGCTGAAAAGAAACCATCGCGGACGAGAAAGGTATTATCCTCTACCTTACAACCTTCCATCATTGTTACAAGTATCTTGTTGGTTGTTACTGCTGAGTTCTTAATGTTGGTTTATATATTTACATGGCGTCTTCTTCGCTTTAGCAGAATTTCTATTGAgactaaaaaatttaaaaatgtgcATTGTTTGCTTTTCAGAGGAGTAATGACCGAAATAGGATGTCTGAGCGATTGGATGAGGAGGCAGAAAAATACATTGAGGACTTCATTTCAAATATTGAAGATACTGATATTTCATCATTAGATGGCGAGAGGAGTGAAACAAGTTCAACTTTTGGCGGAATTTCAAAGACAGAAAGTTATCAAACGCCACCAATTTCCAAGTCTAATTCGGTTGAAATTGATGGCGTTGCACTGCCCTGGTTGCAGTGGGAGACTACTAACGATGCTTCTCCTTTATCTTGCAACAAATCACCAGTGATGCAGAGTTGTAATTTATGGAGTGTGGTTCAGGTAATCTATGAACTGCTGGCTGAAATGATTGTTCGCAGGTGCATCTAAGAAGAAAGTATGTTTTCATACGTTCTGTCTTGTTTACTTTTAACGCTGTTTTGTCACATTTTGCAGGAGGCAATCCCTATAGCAGATTTAATAAGTAGCCATTCTACCAGCAGCCATGGGAGTTGGAGCCCAGGAGTTCATTATGGTATTGTGAATACTGTAGATAGCTCCAGCAAGTCTCAAGAGTCTGGAATTTATCCAAACCAGTTTTCATCCGGCGGAGCAAAAAGGTTGAGCTATGATGTGGAAGAATATCTCAATCGTCAGAGCGATGATGAGTTTCTCTACGAAAGATTGAAGCAACAACAGAGGATCCATTCAGGTGGTCTCATGCTTTGTAACCGTATGTTCTTTTAGCTAGAAATTCGTTTTGAAACTTCCATTGCCCATGTAAGAAGTTGCATTATGATGATCTAGAATGGTAGACAAAAACATTCAAAACTTGATTTTATGCACATTCAAAAAGTCGACTTCATCGATATTCGTGTGAAGTTATCTTGTAGGATAACTTTCTGGGTTAATGTTTTTCGCTGCCTTTTCCCCTTGGTTCGTACGTTATTATGTTAGAACTAGCCAATGCAGGAGTTGCAgactacatacatacatacatacatacatatcgtttgattttcaCTGCCTTCTATATTGGACTTGTTTGATCTGGATATTTCAATGGGCCAAAGGCCCATCAAACTGACATAGAAAGCGGTAGAAGGAGATGAATGAACAATCATGGCCCATGGGCTCGAtttatttacatttatttttttatttatttaatatctGTTTATTATCCATCTTTTGTGGAGTGGATAGCTATTTAGTTCTGTTTAGTACATGTAAATCCTGAATTGGATTATGTAGTTGAAAGTCTTTAGATAACCAAGGAGATAATtagataattttaattttaataaaatacccataaaatgatcttcttgatcaaTGGTTGCTGTTCAATTGTTCAGTTCAAATATTCAAATCGCCCATATCCAACGGCTATAATATGCTTTCGTGAGATAATCTTTCAAAAACCTAGTTGAGCTATCCAAGGAAACAAACACTAGCTTAGTGTGCTAAAAgggatttttgttttcatgcaattCATATTTTCTAGATCCGTATACGCATCAATCGTGGGTTTCTGTTACAATCTCAACATTTTAGGGTTCTGAAGAATCTCATTGCGGTTAATCAGATAATAAACTGACAGTACTGAACTTGGTGAGCATCATCAATTAACTCTAAACAAAGAAGTAGAGAAACGATGGAGAAGGTTCAGAAGCAAGAACCATCTGATGAGAAAGCTGAACAGCTCAATAATTGGCTGCCAGTCACCAAATCAAGGAATGCAAAGTGGTGGTACTCTGCTTTCCACAATATCACTGCCATGGTTGGTGCTGGTGTGCTTGGTCTTCCTTATGCCATGTCCGAACTTGGATGGTAAGTCAAATGTTTTCCTTTAGTTTCTTTCTGCTTTTTCCTACCAACAATGGATCTTAGATCTTGATCATAGTTGTTGAATCATATCCGCTTAGCGGGGGGATGTAGTTTCTTTAGATTCGAAAGGAATCACCAGTAATAGGGAGAGAAGCAATCTAACTGTTAATCTGTTTTTTCAAAATGCCTAGTTGTTTGAAGGGTGAAACCCCCAATGTGGAGAATTTTGATGGGTATTTGTTTCACTTTTAGATGCATGAATCTGAATTGCTTTTGCTCTCCTAATACGGTATCATTGAAGGTACATATAtcttgagcatttttaaggttttgacAACTATATATGATCTTGATGTAATGTAGGGGTCCTGGTGCTGCAGTGATGATTCTGTCATGGATCATAACACTATACACATTATGGCAAATGGTGGAGATGCACGAGATAGTGCCCGGAAAGAGGTTTGATAGGTACCATGAGTTGGGGCAGCATGCTTTTGGGGAAAAGCTTGGGCTTTGGATTGTGGTACCCCAGCAACTGATGGTGGAAGTTGGTGTCAATATAGTATACATGATCACAGGTGgaaaatctttgaagaaattccaTGACACAGTTTGTCCTGACTGCAAACAGATCAAATTATCTTACTTCATCGTGATCTTTGGATCAGTTCACTGTGTTCTGTCTCATCTTCCCAGTTACAATTCTGCTGCTTGTGTCTCTCTTGCCGCTGCTGTCATGTCATTGAGGTAAATATTCGCTCACTTCTGATATTCTGAACTTTTTCATTGTTTACGTGCAAATTTATTGAATGTTTGTTTTACTGATCTAGTATGAATTGCTTTCAGCTACTCAACCATTGCTTGGGTAGCTTCCCTACATAAGGGGGTACAACCAGATGTGCATTATACCCCCAGGGCCTCGACGAAGACGGGAAATATGTTCGATTTCTTCAGTGCATTGGGTGATGTTGCTTTTGCCTATGCCGGGCATAACGTGGTCTTGGAGATTCAGGCCACTATTCCTTCAACACCTGATAAGCCATCCAAGAAACCAATGTGGAAAGGGGTGGTGGTTGCTTATATCGTTGTGGCTTTGTGCTATTTCCCGGTTTCTTTTATAGGTTATTGGACTTTCGGAAATTCTGTAGAAGACAATATCCTCATATCACTCGAGAAACCCCGCTGGCTCATCGCAGCTGCCAACTTGTTCGTCGTCGTTCATGTCATAGGAAGTTACCAAGTAGAGTCCTCATAATCCATATATAGATACATGTCATAGTTGTGTTTTCATTCCTGATATGCATTAATACCAATATACCATGTGTGTCTTCGTGATGTAGGTGTTTGCAATTCCAGTGTTCGACATGGTGGAGTCATTTCTAGTCatgaaaatgaaattcaaaCCGTGTTTTATTCTTCGTTTCTTTACACGCAGCGGATATGTTGGTAAGAAAGCACACTTGAAGCTAGCTATTGTGTTGATAACACACTTAAAGTGCAAGAGTTCTGTCTAATAGTTGCCTCAATTTTGTGCTGTTTTAACATGCAGCATTGACAATGTTCCTTGCAATTACATTCCCATTTTTTGGTGGGCTTCTCAGTTTCTTTGGAGGCTTTGCTTTTGCCCCAACTACATATTATGTAAGGCATTACTATTTTCTCACTGAGAAAACCAAGAGTGGATCAGATTGTGAACATTGATATCCTTTTCTCATTTTGCAGCTCCCTTGTATCATATGGCTCGCTGTCCACAAGCCAAAAAGGTTTAGCTTGTCTTGGTGCACAAACTGGGTACGCGTACAGACATAACTCTTCTGATTTGGAGCACACAAGTTGTTCGATTGAACGCTTAAGTTAACGATAATCTACCATGTTTTTCTCTGTATATCAGGCCTGTATTGCAGTCGGTGTGACATTGATGATTTTAGCCCCAATTGGTGCATTGAGGCAGATCATACTCCAAGCCAAGGACTTCAACTTTTACTCTTGATCTTCTCCGGACAGACGACCGGAGGCTAAGGCCGCAAAATGCTTTCTCAAACAAATACTATTATGCAGGGCATGGAATTTATAATGTCCCTGTGTAACTGTGTGGATTTACTTTTCATGCCTTTTAAATGTTGGACTAGTTAGGATGTTTTGTTTGGTTCTTTAGTTGTACAGGGCCTTGGATGTTTTAAGAGCCTTATTGTGCTCGAGTTTTTCTAATGTGTCTTTCTTCAAACAGAGTATATATGGTATAGCTTTGCAAAAAAAATGAGCCCTCCATTATATGAACTAGTGAATCTTTTGTTGCAAAAAGTTCTAGATGGCTAAAATATAAATCTAATGGACATGTTATAAGCCCAAAAATTTCCTTGACTTAATAAGATTGTCGACCATGGTTGGCTAGCTtcgaacaaaagaaaaggaaaggccTAGGCTCTCTTTTCTAAGGAGTCTGGTTAAATAGTTACGAGACAATCGTTAAAGGATACAACGTTTTTGCATAAATTCTTTATTTGTGTTTTAAAACCATGAGCCCTGAGGACCCTAAAAAGTCCTAGAAGaccttgaaacttgaaagccaTGGCTTGGACTTGGACTTAGGAAAGTGAACAATATCTTACAAGAATAGTCAAGTTTGGGTTAGGGATTCCATTATTATTGTTTCATAACATTTTACatgttagggttttgggttttgatcCAACACAATGTATTTGTGCAAAAGTATTAACTACCGCATAACTGTTTTAAATAGTAATTATCTATCACTAAGTCTGAATGTGAATATAATTATAaagtaattattaattattttatcttAAAGGTTACTCTCTCTTCCTGCCTTGTCAATTGTCAAAGAGAGACTCCTGGGGAGAACCCAAGAACTCAGAAAAGAGCAAGCAAGAACGAACTGCAGACacacaacaaaatcaattgTGGGTAGAACCCCAAGAACTCAGAAAAGAGCAAGCAAGAACATAGTGTACGGGCATATCAGTGCTACTGAAGAGAACCTAATATAATAGAAATTGCCAATTGATGAAATCCAACTCTAGGCTATACCTGTTGCAGGGAATCATTTACTGCATTTGACCCTTCCAAATATAACATATCCTTTGATTCTAGTGGACATGTAGAGGTCATTCAGAAATTAAAAATGGATTATTACTCCAACCACCAACAAATGACCTACCTGTATCCAAAACAATGCCAATGGCAGCAAACCAGAAGCAATCAGAAAACAAGAAATACCATTACCATAATATACCTATACTTTGTACATTTTACATTTCGTGATTAAACTCCCCTCCCTAAAACTGGCATGCACATACCACCAATACCATAACCTCACACCAACCTACACCAAAAAAATCCCTCCCACTCAAAGATCTCCAAGTCTCCGAGAAATCATGCAGAGCGAATATTATGTGCCCAGACATATAAAGAACCTCATTTTCATGGGAAGTGTCTGAATCCATAGCAAATTCACCCAGATTCAAAAGCACGTCATGGATTCAAGACAAAAATATAGTCCAGACTCCAGACCAAAAGCTTACGGACCATCCTTCCCCAACATCATTCTTTTTCCAAGGTTCTGAGCTCAAAAAGACAGAAGGGTGATAAGCAATGTGACTTCAGAAGCTAAAAAACCAAGGATTTTAACATTTCCACACTTTTACTCCTTGACTGATGTAATAATTAAACTGGCAAACCAATCAATCAATTTCTCCATCCTCTACATCATTCACAGGATCTGGAAGAATTGGGGGTGGTTCgacttcctcctcctcctcctcatccttCATGTATAACCCAAGTTGCTCCAAGGGGTTACTACCTTGGAGTTTGAAACTACCAAAATCGTTTAAAGAAAGATCCGGGCTCATTTCATCCATGAAACTTGTTAAATCCTCACCATGAGAAGCCCTTAGCATTTCTAGATCTTCCATGAACTGACTGTTTTCATTGATATCCACAGTCTTTTCCATCTGCATacacaagaaaattacaaatTTGAATATCAAAGATGTGCTTTGCCAATGGCCTCAACACAGAAAACGTATATTTTACCTTCTGCAGAGCCTGACGTGCAGCTTCTCTCTCCAATTCCCTCTTCCTTTTGGCTTCAACTGCAGCTTCTGCTTCAGCTTTCCTTCTAGCCTCTTCGGCAGCCCTGGCCTCTGCTTGCAGCCTAGCCTTTTCTGACAAAACCATTGAAGACAGAAGTGTCATTAAGAGATTCAAAAACAACTTCACGCAATGCCTTGCAAGCAAATGCCATGAAGCTTTGAACTCTTAATAGAAAATGTCAGGTTCCTAACCTTCTTTTTGCCGCCGGTCAAGTTCTTCTCGCTCAATCTGCAATTTCTCAGGATCCTGCTTATCCCCCTGAACTCAACCACCCACATTGTAAACGATGACAATACTATGATGTCCACAAATATTTTTACACATATTTTAAGGCAACCTGAATAACATTTCCCACATAGAAACCAACCTTTTCAAGTGCCTTTTCTTGTGCCTTAAGTATTACGTCAGCAAAACGATTCCTCAGCAAAGCTGCACGATAGAGCTTTTCGGGGGAGACTCGTCTCTCAGATAGAGCACTCTCCCCTATAATATTACAACATGACAAATGAGATGGCGATCCAAAAGAAACAGCAGCACAATCTTCTCAAGGATTATGCTTCATCGCTTACCCTCTTGGAGAATATATGGCTCAGCAATGACTGGTTTATCTTGGGAATGCAGATCAACTTCACCCAATCCATTTACAGGTTCTGCACGAGAAAAAGAAGGTAGGATGACACTGGTTAAATATGAAGGAACAAATAAGTACAAATGTACGACATGTACAAAGTAAGATAAAAACTCACTACTTCCATCTTCTGCATCACCAGCATTACTTTTACTTTGCCCCAGATCCGCTCCACTAGTCAGGTTCTCCTTTTCCTATAACCAGGGAAAAAATAACGACAACTCAGAGAGGCTGTAACATTAGACACAGGAAATGTGCGGAAATTGTGACCCACAGAActaattagacttttaaaagataTCACGACATACCTTACTTGCTAAGACAGGAATGGTATCCTTGGCTTCATCCAATTTGCTATCCAGAGAACTGCCAGAATCCAAAACTGAAAAGGAaagcaaacccaaaaaaataaaagtcagATCACAATGTGCAAACAAACTAAATGATATTTATGCCTTCAATTCGAATCTATTACTCTAGAAGAGTCTGTTTTGTGGTTTGACCTTTGACCCTCACGTTGCAAATGAAGCAACTCTAGCACTAGGCAAAGGTTCGCACTAACAAGAAACATCACCAAGTGgacaaccccccccccccccacgaAGCGGGGTTCAAAAGTACTCCATCAGAGATATGCAGCGTGCAATAATTACTCATTTAATACTGATGCACGACAGATTTAGAAAAACTTCCCTACAACTGTTTTGAGTGATTAAGGGTTTGAAAATATTTGGGATTGCTGCAAATGTAAGTTCCCGGGCTGGAAAGCAAATTTGGCAGGCAGGAGAATATGTAATTTTGTGGGAAATGCAAGGAATAGTGTCAGACAAGAGTTGAATGCAGAATACATAGGAATAGAAAAAGTTGTGGGATGGAAATTGGTTTGAACAGTACCCAAGAATACTGTAACAAGAAAGaaatagaagagagagaggggagggggagggggaggacGAGAGACA carries:
- the LOC119983520 gene encoding uncharacterized protein LOC119983520, which codes for MATSAFKSTTKRTPILQSSSIAEDSSSSSRSSAQRRSRSLSRFSRPLRLGEDFDDVPAPRGRFVNTVRGSGFPEISLDDLAIEFFDASSSNSNNDRGRSASRKDDVNPRKGRGSSASLRRGRSVSRQSSRVSGVGGGGGGGRESLGNSHTGRREDLESNSRRKRSVSVVRYQISDSESDLDHSQNLSGYSKPRNNQMPVSRVQTPSNHRRVLRRSISQKDLTFRDDYSSQSSALTDDEGRDLHSYRNGIERTIRTVYAQKAEHPIADDVNGGLYEVMRKELRHAVEEIKMELEQTRSSKRASDFVGDHHLKPKNTDVLKAVSSIRRNTTELDKSDNRRQDVLAKIVLEEQRGRELSMIAKDMLPGKKDDAEKKPSRTRKRSNDRNRMSERLDEEAEKYIEDFISNIEDTDISSLDGERSETSSTFGGISKTESYQTPPISKSNSVEIDGVALPWLQWETTNDASPLSCNKSPVMQSCNLWSVVQEAIPIADLISSHSTSSHGSWSPGVHYGIVNTVDSSSKSQESGIYPNQFSSGGAKRLSYDVEEYLNRQSDDEFLYERLKQQQRIHSGGLMLCNRMFF
- the LOC119983521 gene encoding lysine histidine transporter 2-like encodes the protein MEKVQKQEPSDEKAEQLNNWLPVTKSRNAKWWYSAFHNITAMVGAGVLGLPYAMSELGWGPGAAVMILSWIITLYTLWQMVEMHEIVPGKRFDRYHELGQHAFGEKLGLWIVVPQQLMVEVGVNIVYMITGGKSLKKFHDTVCPDCKQIKLSYFIVIFGSVHCVLSHLPSYNSAACVSLAAAVMSLSYSTIAWVASLHKGVQPDVHYTPRASTKTGNMFDFFSALGDVAFAYAGHNVVLEIQATIPSTPDKPSKKPMWKGVVVAYIVVALCYFPVSFIGYWTFGNSVEDNILISLEKPRWLIAAANLFVVVHVIGSYQVFAIPVFDMVESFLVMKMKFKPCFILRFFTRSGYVALTMFLAITFPFFGGLLSFFGGFAFAPTTYYLPCIIWLAVHKPKRFSLSWCTNWACIAVGVTLMILAPIGALRQIILQAKDFNFYS